Proteins encoded in a region of the Aliivibrio fischeri ATCC 7744 = JCM 18803 = DSM 507 genome:
- a CDS encoding PTS fructose transporter subunit IIB: MKIVAVTACPTGIAHTYMAADVLKKAAAKLGVSIKVETQGAMGVENVLTPVDIVSADLVIIASDIEIEDKNRFLGINSKQFPIETILTDVEGILKKHLF; encoded by the coding sequence ATGAAAATTGTAGCAGTTACCGCTTGTCCTACAGGAATCGCACATACTTATATGGCTGCGGATGTATTGAAAAAAGCGGCAGCAAAGTTAGGTGTCTCAATTAAAGTGGAAACACAAGGTGCAATGGGGGTAGAAAATGTACTGACACCCGTTGATATCGTCAGTGCTGATTTGGTTATTATTGCATCGGATATCGAGATTGAAGATAAGAACCGTTTTTTAGGAATTAATTCAAAACAATTCCCAATTGAAACCATATTAACGGATGTTGAAGGTATACTGAAAAAACACCTTTTCTAA
- a CDS encoding EAL domain-containing protein: protein MFKRKNSQSSSRSYIYDLSAIALLLLPLTLSNATAVLLGHLFNFFEFKELSSLLFHLSNLLINIYPLSFCVIAGYYLSHKTTFSSATFIIYALALFYLLSIENGSLSTPFYFPNNPLLALLSALITFMYCTRFNLQQLEPQALDFSSRLFKHVFHFFTFISAAFLLSKLMMKVINYMTALIGNMSADPLTFTGGLIYQTILGLLGAIGINGHNMLFAVKQTIYSETQQNMTDWAAGEATLNIINQGFYDAFMSMGGSGNSISLLLCILLFSKEKNHIMLALAAFPLVMFNINEVLLFGLPIIFNPLLIVPFVALPLISFLITYLAIFSGVISPVVNIVNWMTPPLFSGYVAMGESIEGSILQLVIIIVGIFVYRPFYLAFAGKYALNHPAVLSNTNIEQSIFKSLLDNVRSSAATSLKHSSTQQRLSRMLHEDGFVMHYQLLQSVVEKDVISFEALLRYQDREGNLCPPTFISDFQLLNMMPTLDKLVIDKVLTDIQKMDLNEDRRVAINISVASIEEHGFAEHVIDRLKFFSIPPHWLEIEITEEAILSDNHNLLSTLEILKSHGIKIAMDDFGTGYASFPHLLKYPFDKIKLDRSLLLDASTTKGKQLYQLIAQMGDVANCEVVAEGVETEDEFKFVAECGVDKVQGFLIARPQPLSEALKLIKLNEQIDTNRNK, encoded by the coding sequence GTGTTTAAACGTAAGAATTCGCAGTCTTCATCACGCTCTTACATTTATGATTTATCCGCAATTGCATTACTTCTTTTACCTCTAACGTTATCGAACGCAACCGCTGTTCTACTCGGGCATTTATTTAACTTTTTTGAATTTAAAGAACTTTCAAGCCTTCTTTTTCATTTATCGAATTTATTAATTAACATCTACCCACTCTCTTTTTGTGTTATTGCAGGGTATTACTTATCGCATAAAACGACCTTTAGTAGCGCAACGTTTATCATCTACGCTTTAGCTCTGTTTTATCTGCTTTCAATAGAGAATGGAAGTTTATCTACGCCATTTTATTTTCCGAATAATCCACTACTTGCTCTCTTAAGTGCTCTGATCACATTCATGTATTGCACTCGCTTTAATCTACAGCAACTAGAACCACAGGCTTTGGATTTTTCTTCTCGTTTGTTTAAGCACGTCTTCCACTTTTTTACTTTTATCAGCGCCGCCTTTTTATTGTCTAAATTGATGATGAAAGTCATTAATTACATGACGGCCTTAATCGGCAACATGAGTGCTGACCCTTTAACCTTTACTGGTGGGCTAATCTACCAAACCATTCTTGGGTTATTAGGCGCGATTGGCATTAATGGCCACAACATGTTGTTTGCCGTTAAACAGACCATCTATTCTGAAACTCAACAGAATATGACGGATTGGGCAGCAGGAGAAGCAACGTTAAATATCATAAACCAAGGATTTTATGATGCGTTTATGTCAATGGGTGGATCTGGGAACTCCATCAGTTTATTACTTTGTATTCTTCTATTTTCAAAAGAAAAAAATCATATTATGTTGGCTCTCGCCGCCTTCCCATTGGTCATGTTTAATATCAATGAGGTTTTGCTGTTTGGCTTACCAATCATCTTTAATCCATTACTGATCGTCCCATTTGTTGCGTTACCATTAATCAGTTTTTTAATTACTTATTTAGCTATCTTTTCAGGGGTGATATCTCCAGTCGTTAATATCGTTAACTGGATGACTCCACCATTATTTAGTGGTTATGTTGCAATGGGAGAAAGCATAGAAGGTTCAATATTACAGCTTGTTATTATCATTGTAGGTATTTTTGTATATCGTCCTTTTTATCTTGCATTTGCAGGGAAATACGCACTCAATCACCCTGCGGTACTGAGTAATACGAATATAGAACAGTCTATTTTTAAAAGCCTATTAGATAATGTTAGAAGCTCTGCAGCGACGAGCTTAAAGCATTCTTCAACCCAGCAACGCTTATCTCGAATGCTGCACGAAGATGGCTTTGTAATGCATTATCAATTACTTCAATCTGTTGTTGAGAAAGACGTTATCTCTTTTGAGGCATTATTGCGCTATCAAGATCGTGAAGGCAATTTATGCCCGCCTACCTTTATTAGCGATTTCCAACTGCTTAATATGATGCCAACACTGGATAAATTGGTTATTGATAAAGTCTTAACTGATATACAGAAAATGGATCTCAACGAAGATCGACGTGTTGCTATCAATATTTCTGTCGCTTCTATTGAAGAACATGGTTTTGCTGAGCACGTAATCGATCGTCTAAAGTTCTTTTCAATTCCACCACATTGGCTAGAAATTGAGATAACAGAAGAAGCAATTTTGAGTGATAACCATAATCTGCTGAGTACATTAGAGATCTTAAAGTCCCATGGAATTAAAATCGCTATGGATGATTTTGGAACCGGTTATGCTTCGTTCCCACATCTACTAAAATACCCATTTGATAAAATTAAGTTAGACCGCTCTTTGCTATTAGATGCTTCTACAACTAAAGGTAAACAGTTATACCAATTAATCGCTCAAATGGGTGATGTAGCAAATTGTGAAGTGGTAGCAGAAGGTGTTGAAACAGAAGATGAATTTAAATTTGTTGCCGAGTGTGGTGTTGATAAAGTACAAGGCTTTTTGATTGCGCGACCACAACCGCTTTCAGAGGCGCTAAAACTAATAAAACTTAACGAGCAGATTGATACCAATCGTAATAAATAA
- a CDS encoding PTS sugar transporter subunit IIA — protein MELNTIDYRITFFVKDQGLPPQVASQLTRLAKKFKSLVYIDNITQNRSTNAESSLGLLQVGLCPGDFCQLITVGMDAEWANFVLTDLLSSTFDFVASDKLCDFSETITNTYPQLTPQCEVDFHYVKAQAVLSKFEILKGLSQLIYPKESDELLLALIKREERSSTAMAKQIALPHVISPYVEKPTIAIIRSDYPVDWASKMGDVNVIIALVLPEKPTKEMIMAATYLTRSLLSEDFSQRLVHTRQPKGLQALILYAMCQLL, from the coding sequence ATGGAGCTTAATACTATCGATTACCGAATTACTTTTTTTGTAAAAGATCAGGGCTTGCCACCTCAAGTTGCAAGTCAATTAACCCGTCTTGCTAAAAAGTTTAAGAGTTTGGTTTATATCGATAATATTACTCAAAATAGAAGTACAAACGCTGAAAGTTCATTGGGATTACTTCAAGTCGGTCTGTGTCCTGGTGATTTTTGTCAATTAATTACAGTGGGTATGGATGCGGAGTGGGCCAATTTTGTTTTAACGGATTTATTGTCGTCGACGTTTGATTTTGTTGCTTCAGATAAATTGTGTGATTTCTCAGAAACCATTACCAATACTTACCCTCAATTAACCCCCCAGTGTGAGGTGGATTTCCACTACGTAAAAGCGCAAGCCGTACTGTCTAAGTTTGAAATCCTAAAAGGTTTGTCTCAACTTATTTATCCAAAAGAATCTGATGAGCTATTGCTTGCATTGATAAAGCGTGAAGAGCGTTCATCGACAGCAATGGCAAAACAGATCGCGTTACCACATGTTATTTCCCCTTATGTAGAAAAACCGACAATCGCCATTATTCGCAGTGATTACCCAGTTGATTGGGCATCCAAGATGGGAGATGTGAATGTCATTATTGCTTTGGTGCTTCCTGAAAAACCAACCAAAGAGATGATCATGGCTGCGACGTATTTAACGCGGAGTTTATTATCTGAGGATTTCAGTCAAAGATTGGTACACACAAGGCAGCCTAAAGGGCTTCAAGCCTTAATCTTATATGCAATGTGCCAATTATTGTAA
- a CDS encoding helix-turn-helix transcriptional regulator, with translation MDLVFNTVLEALLAERESFNQIWFAGDKVTPPACCYQVNFPRLELVISGEYRNQIEDPEFGITEVKVMAGDALYIPPNCWNKPDWSEDCSVLSLLFGRRQVGFSLVSKRKGEEGFYDVQKYSIQTRTGHAIDNILEALNALAREPNKKQIDEYLLLALLSYSKSMLGEPSETVSPKKRSEDLYQGICIYIQENFHKSIDRTTIANRFNISPNHLSRMFRQQGHMTLADYITWVRIERAKFMLKKYTFRLTEVATRCGFQDVNYFYRVFKNKTSYTPSDYRAMVKV, from the coding sequence ATGGATTTAGTATTTAATACCGTTTTAGAGGCCTTGTTGGCTGAGAGAGAAAGCTTTAATCAGATCTGGTTTGCTGGAGATAAAGTAACGCCTCCTGCATGTTGTTATCAGGTAAACTTTCCTCGTCTAGAATTGGTGATTAGTGGTGAATACCGAAACCAAATAGAAGATCCCGAATTTGGCATTACTGAAGTTAAAGTCATGGCTGGTGATGCCTTGTATATCCCACCGAACTGTTGGAATAAGCCAGATTGGAGTGAGGATTGCTCTGTACTTAGTTTGCTCTTTGGTCGCAGACAAGTTGGCTTTAGCTTAGTGAGTAAGCGTAAAGGAGAAGAGGGGTTTTACGACGTACAAAAGTACAGTATCCAGACTCGTACAGGTCACGCTATTGATAATATTTTAGAAGCGTTAAATGCGTTAGCCCGCGAACCAAACAAAAAACAGATCGACGAATATCTGCTTCTTGCGTTACTCAGTTACAGTAAGTCTATGTTAGGTGAGCCAAGTGAAACAGTATCACCTAAAAAGCGCAGTGAAGATCTGTATCAGGGAATTTGCATTTATATTCAAGAGAATTTCCATAAAAGCATAGATAGAACCACGATTGCGAATCGTTTTAATATTTCACCAAATCATTTATCGCGTATGTTTAGACAACAAGGACATATGACATTGGCTGATTATATTACTTGGGTGAGAATTGAACGTGCTAAGTTTATGCTAAAGAAATACACCTTCCGTTTAACTGAGGTAGCAACACGTTGTGGCTTTCAAGATGTGAACTATTTTTATCGTGTATTTAAGAATAAAACCAGTTATACCCCTTCTGATTATAGAGCGATGGTAAAAGTATAA
- a CDS encoding PTS fructose transporter subunit IIABC yields the protein MITDLINEQLICLNLKAQTKDDVFSEMAEHLFQQGRISDKQQFLADIYAREELGNTGFEEGVALPHAKSAAVISPAVMIGVSKEGIEYGAEDGLPSRLFFMIASPANGADHHIEVLAELSSKLIEDGFIEKFLNTTSSKMALELLLQKTDEAEAVEANKGFLIGVTGCPAGIAHTYLASEALEKGAAELGYQIKVETNGSIGVKNSPTAEEIEKAEAIIVACDKQVDLNRFAGKKLIQTGVKAPIKDAKGLITQSLSQPPFVADNSNASSETKDKTSQARSDLYRYLMNGVSHMIPFVVTGGLLIALALALGGQPTESGMAIPPGSLWNKVLDVGVVAFTLMIPVLAGYIAYAIADRPALAPGLIGGWIANNGSFYGAEAGTGFIGAIIAGLLVGYFVKFVANINYNKFIQPLVPIMIAPIAGSLFISGLFIFVIGAPIASLMDSLTALLTTMSTGNVVLLGIVLGGMAGFDMGGPFNKVAFLFSVGMIASGQTQFMGAMACAIPVAPLGMSLATVIGRKFNIFEESETEAGKAAGAMGLVGISEGAIPFAAQDPLSVIPANMLGSITAAVMAFSFGITNSVAHGGPVVALLGAMNKPVLAIACMAAGTVVTALVCVSLKKMRQNKNSAPVAA from the coding sequence ATGATTACTGACTTAATCAATGAACAACTCATTTGTTTAAACCTGAAAGCTCAAACTAAAGACGACGTTTTTTCTGAAATGGCTGAACATTTGTTCCAGCAAGGCCGCATCAGTGATAAACAACAATTTTTAGCGGATATCTATGCTCGTGAAGAGTTAGGAAATACCGGATTTGAAGAAGGCGTTGCCCTTCCTCATGCTAAAAGTGCGGCAGTTATTTCTCCTGCTGTAATGATTGGTGTTAGCAAAGAAGGCATCGAATACGGTGCTGAAGATGGTCTTCCATCTCGTCTATTCTTCATGATCGCTTCACCGGCAAATGGTGCAGATCACCACATTGAAGTACTTGCAGAGCTATCATCTAAGTTAATCGAAGACGGCTTTATTGAGAAATTCTTAAACACGACGTCTTCAAAAATGGCACTTGAATTACTGCTTCAAAAAACTGACGAAGCAGAAGCTGTTGAAGCGAATAAAGGGTTCTTGATTGGCGTTACTGGTTGCCCTGCAGGTATTGCACATACTTACCTTGCATCTGAAGCGCTTGAGAAAGGTGCCGCTGAATTAGGTTATCAAATCAAAGTAGAAACGAACGGTTCTATTGGTGTTAAAAATAGCCCAACAGCCGAAGAAATCGAAAAAGCAGAAGCGATCATCGTGGCTTGTGATAAGCAAGTGGATCTGAATCGTTTTGCTGGTAAAAAATTAATTCAAACTGGCGTAAAAGCGCCAATTAAAGATGCGAAAGGGTTAATTACTCAATCACTTTCTCAACCACCTTTTGTGGCTGATAACTCTAATGCATCATCTGAAACTAAAGACAAAACATCACAAGCTCGTTCTGATCTATACCGTTACCTAATGAATGGCGTATCTCACATGATCCCATTTGTTGTTACTGGTGGTCTATTGATCGCACTGGCTCTAGCGCTTGGTGGTCAACCAACAGAAAGTGGAATGGCAATTCCTCCTGGTAGCCTATGGAATAAAGTGCTTGATGTGGGTGTGGTTGCCTTTACTTTAATGATCCCTGTTTTAGCCGGTTACATTGCTTACGCTATTGCTGATCGCCCTGCTCTTGCTCCTGGCTTGATTGGTGGTTGGATTGCAAACAACGGTTCATTCTACGGTGCCGAAGCGGGTACTGGTTTCATTGGTGCTATCATCGCTGGTTTATTAGTGGGTTACTTCGTTAAATTTGTTGCTAACATTAACTACAACAAATTTATTCAACCGCTTGTTCCTATTATGATTGCCCCTATTGCAGGCTCTCTATTTATCTCAGGTCTGTTTATCTTTGTTATTGGTGCTCCAATCGCAAGCTTAATGGATTCATTAACTGCGCTGCTTACTACAATGAGTACAGGTAACGTTGTATTACTTGGTATCGTACTGGGTGGTATGGCTGGCTTTGATATGGGTGGTCCATTCAACAAAGTAGCCTTCCTATTCTCTGTAGGTATGATTGCAAGTGGTCAAACTCAATTTATGGGTGCAATGGCATGTGCGATTCCTGTTGCTCCACTAGGTATGTCTTTAGCAACCGTTATTGGTCGTAAATTCAATATCTTTGAAGAATCTGAAACCGAAGCGGGTAAAGCGGCTGGTGCAATGGGCTTAGTAGGTATCTCTGAAGGTGCGATTCCATTTGCAGCTCAAGATCCACTGTCTGTTATCCCTGCGAACATGCTTGGTTCAATCACTGCTGCAGTAATGGCTTTCTCATTTGGTATTACAAACAGTGTTGCTCACGGTGGTCCAGTTGTTGCGCTTCTTGGTGCAATGAACAAACCAGTACTAGCAATTGCATGTATGGCAGCAGGTACTGTTGTGACTGCTCTAGTTTGTGTATCACTTAAAAAGATGCGCCAGAACAAAAATTCTGCTCCTGTAGCTGCTTAA
- a CDS encoding fructose-specific PTS transporter subunit EIIC — protein MDITSLINANVICLDLKSTSKEDILQEMVQILDDAGKLSNKTQFLADVWAREEIGNTGFEDGIAIPHAKSSAVLTPSVAIGISRTGIDYGAEDGEPSDIFFMLASTDGDDNQHIEALAQISSRLIEDGFTNKLKKADTKEEILDLFTDIIQPSTESTDIENAPSQIEKSELTRKLGRTKEHLLFGTSHMIPFIVAGGVLLSLSVMISGQGAVPTEGILADIAQMGIAGLTLFTAVLGGYIAYSIADKPGLAPGMIGSWIAVQQYNTGFLGAIIIGFFAGFVVRSLKKIKLPESMASLGSIFIYPLVGTFLTCAAVMWVIGAPISNAMAALNEWLASMAGSGKIALGAILGAMAAFDMGGPINKVATLFAQTQVNTQPWLMGGVGIAICTPPLGMALATFLSPKKFKRDEREAGKAAGIMGMIGITEGAIPFAAADPARVIPAIVAGGIVGNITGFVFNVLNHAPWGGWIVLPVVDGKIGYIIGTLLGAFTTAAIVILLKKNAVEDDEQIQQEFTFESVKNEGEADVLAVTACPSGVAHTFLAAKSLEKAAHKLGIKIKVETQGADGINNRITPLDIKNAKLVIFAHDVAIKEPLRFKGMRTLDIATKDAMYSAEQLLNDNLTKHHKRFSRA, from the coding sequence ATGGATATCACCTCTCTTATAAACGCCAATGTTATCTGTTTAGACCTTAAATCCACATCTAAAGAAGATATCCTTCAAGAGATGGTTCAAATTTTAGATGATGCCGGAAAACTCTCTAATAAAACACAATTCTTAGCCGATGTGTGGGCCCGTGAAGAGATAGGCAACACAGGTTTTGAGGATGGTATTGCTATTCCTCACGCAAAAAGCTCTGCCGTACTCACCCCTTCTGTCGCTATTGGGATCAGTCGCACCGGTATTGATTATGGTGCTGAGGACGGTGAACCTTCTGATATCTTTTTTATGCTCGCCTCAACTGATGGTGATGATAACCAGCACATTGAAGCCCTAGCACAGATCTCCAGTCGTTTGATTGAAGATGGTTTTACCAATAAACTCAAAAAAGCCGACACAAAAGAAGAAATACTCGATCTTTTTACGGATATTATTCAACCAAGTACTGAATCAACCGACATTGAAAATGCTCCATCTCAAATAGAGAAAAGTGAGTTAACGCGTAAACTAGGCCGCACCAAAGAACATTTATTATTTGGTACATCGCACATGATCCCATTCATCGTTGCTGGTGGTGTATTACTTTCCCTATCTGTGATGATCTCAGGTCAAGGGGCCGTACCAACAGAAGGTATTTTGGCTGATATCGCTCAAATGGGCATCGCAGGGTTAACGCTATTTACTGCGGTATTAGGTGGTTATATCGCCTACTCTATTGCAGATAAACCGGGACTCGCTCCTGGCATGATAGGTTCATGGATTGCAGTTCAACAATACAATACCGGTTTTTTAGGTGCGATCATCATTGGATTCTTTGCTGGCTTTGTGGTTCGCAGTTTAAAGAAAATTAAACTGCCTGAAAGTATGGCTTCGTTAGGGTCTATCTTTATTTATCCCCTTGTTGGCACCTTCCTCACTTGTGCAGCAGTAATGTGGGTAATAGGTGCTCCTATATCTAATGCCATGGCAGCGCTAAACGAATGGCTCGCTAGCATGGCAGGCTCAGGAAAAATCGCTTTAGGTGCAATTCTAGGTGCGATGGCCGCTTTTGATATGGGTGGACCAATTAATAAAGTGGCAACCTTATTTGCTCAAACTCAAGTGAACACTCAGCCATGGTTAATGGGCGGTGTTGGCATCGCTATTTGTACTCCACCACTGGGAATGGCACTGGCGACGTTCTTATCTCCAAAGAAATTTAAACGTGATGAGCGAGAAGCCGGTAAAGCGGCTGGTATTATGGGAATGATAGGCATAACTGAAGGTGCGATTCCATTTGCTGCTGCCGATCCCGCTCGTGTTATCCCAGCGATTGTTGCTGGTGGCATTGTCGGTAATATTACTGGTTTTGTATTTAATGTATTAAACCATGCTCCTTGGGGAGGATGGATTGTATTACCTGTTGTCGATGGCAAAATTGGCTACATTATAGGAACACTTTTAGGTGCATTCACCACTGCCGCTATTGTTATTTTACTTAAGAAAAACGCGGTAGAAGATGATGAACAGATACAACAAGAATTCACTTTTGAATCCGTTAAAAATGAAGGTGAAGCCGACGTATTAGCAGTCACGGCTTGCCCATCAGGAGTCGCTCATACTTTTCTTGCGGCTAAAAGTTTAGAAAAAGCGGCTCATAAACTCGGTATTAAAATCAAAGTAGAGACCCAAGGCGCTGATGGTATTAATAACCGTATTACCCCTCTTGATATAAAGAACGCCAAGCTGGTCATTTTTGCTCATGATGTGGCAATCAAAGAACCTCTTCGTTTTAAAGGAATGCGGACACTGGATATTGCCACCAAAGATGCCATGTACAGTGCAGAGCAACTGCTCAATGATAATTTAACGAAACATCACAAGCGTTTTTCAAGAGCGTAA
- a CDS encoding DMT family transporter, producing MSWILFTLLAAFSQSWRNAFQSRLSKELNVTGVTLSRFLWAGPLAAIYLWLLYYFEPVNLPSFTAYSYFFIIAASVMQIIATGLMVVLFKQKNFAIGAGLAKSEAPVSAFLGVLFFGTSLSLFGWLGVAIGAVAVFLLSCPDGLRSISFKTAIIGLACSTSFALTSLWVREASLTLSLPFPHRAAWVLFLVILFQTIALVSYLLIRDFNTLKAMFIKPKLVVMTSIASFIGSLGWFSAMSLQTVPLVKTLGQVEVFFTMLISFFWLKEGIKRKDILALILIAIAAVFVMW from the coding sequence GTGAGTTGGATATTATTTACGTTACTTGCAGCGTTTAGCCAATCATGGCGGAATGCGTTTCAAAGTCGATTAAGTAAAGAATTGAATGTGACAGGTGTGACGTTGTCACGATTTTTGTGGGCAGGACCATTAGCGGCAATATATTTGTGGCTTCTTTATTACTTTGAACCTGTTAATTTACCAAGCTTTACGGCTTATTCGTATTTTTTCATTATTGCTGCATCAGTAATGCAGATCATCGCCACAGGTTTGATGGTGGTATTGTTTAAACAGAAAAACTTTGCCATTGGAGCTGGGCTCGCAAAGAGTGAAGCCCCTGTGTCTGCTTTTCTTGGCGTTTTATTCTTTGGCACGTCTTTATCATTATTTGGTTGGTTAGGGGTGGCAATAGGCGCGGTTGCTGTCTTCTTATTAAGTTGTCCTGATGGCCTTCGTAGTATTTCATTCAAAACGGCAATCATAGGTTTGGCGTGCAGTACCTCTTTTGCGTTAACGTCATTGTGGGTAAGAGAGGCGAGTTTAACCTTATCACTGCCTTTTCCACATCGTGCTGCTTGGGTTTTATTCTTGGTGATTCTATTTCAAACCATCGCGCTTGTTTCTTATCTTTTAATTAGAGACTTCAATACACTTAAGGCGATGTTTATAAAGCCTAAATTGGTTGTTATGACCAGTATAGCCAGCTTTATAGGATCACTTGGTTGGTTTAGTGCTATGTCATTACAAACGGTGCCATTAGTAAAAACCTTAGGTCAAGTTGAAGTCTTTTTTACTATGTTGATCTCTTTCTTTTGGCTAAAAGAAGGGATAAAAAGAAAAGATATATTAGCGTTAATATTGATAGCAATCGCTGCTGTGTTCGTTATGTGGTAG
- the manA gene encoding mannose-6-phosphate isomerase, class I, with amino-acid sequence MNALKPQTFYPMTNVIQDYAWGSHTSIEALFDIKNNTGKPQAELWMGAHPNGCSAVTVNGDSVLLSDLINQDKEAFLSKTTADAFGELPYLFKVLAAEKALSIQVHPNKQQAVDGFEKEEKTGIALTAFNRNYKDNNHKPELVYALTDYKAMNGFRDYQEIVSLFSAMQLPTIASYVDDLAQEPNSNGLQRFFKAILSLENETKERAVAELLDYASSSTDELFVLLQELAIQYPNDVGLFAPLMLNVITLKPGEAMFLSACTPHAYIHGTGLEIMANSDNVLRAGLTPKYMDIDELMSCTEFVSQPLSSLLTQPNTVDGGMSYPIPVNDFKFSVFTATDALTLETNSAEILFAIDSDLTLTHENGESVTVAKGHSVFIPAYAKRYSLTSNGNVARAYN; translated from the coding sequence ATGAACGCATTAAAACCTCAAACTTTTTACCCAATGACCAACGTAATTCAAGATTATGCTTGGGGAAGTCACACTTCAATCGAAGCCTTATTTGATATAAAAAACAACACAGGTAAACCTCAAGCTGAACTTTGGATGGGTGCTCATCCTAACGGTTGTTCTGCAGTTACTGTTAATGGCGACTCTGTTCTTCTATCTGATTTAATCAATCAAGATAAAGAAGCTTTTTTATCAAAAACAACAGCTGATGCCTTTGGTGAATTACCGTACCTTTTTAAAGTACTGGCAGCAGAAAAAGCCCTTTCTATTCAAGTTCACCCAAATAAACAACAAGCGGTTGATGGGTTTGAAAAAGAAGAAAAAACAGGCATTGCCCTAACGGCTTTCAATCGTAACTACAAAGATAACAACCACAAACCTGAATTGGTTTACGCATTAACTGACTATAAAGCGATGAACGGCTTTAGAGATTATCAAGAAATCGTCTCTTTGTTCTCTGCAATGCAGCTTCCAACTATCGCATCTTATGTTGATGACTTAGCTCAAGAACCAAATTCAAACGGTTTACAACGTTTCTTTAAAGCGATTCTTTCTTTAGAAAATGAAACCAAAGAGCGTGCTGTTGCTGAATTACTTGATTACGCATCAAGCAGCACTGATGAGCTATTTGTACTGCTTCAAGAGCTTGCGATTCAATATCCGAATGATGTAGGTTTATTTGCTCCACTTATGCTTAATGTTATTACGTTAAAACCGGGTGAAGCCATGTTCCTAAGCGCATGTACACCGCACGCTTATATTCATGGCACAGGGTTAGAAATCATGGCAAACTCTGACAACGTATTACGTGCAGGGTTAACACCTAAATACATGGATATTGATGAATTAATGTCTTGCACTGAGTTTGTAAGCCAACCTCTTTCATCATTACTTACTCAGCCAAATACGGTTGATGGTGGTATGAGCTACCCTATCCCTGTTAATGATTTTAAATTCTCAGTATTTACCGCAACCGATGCGTTAACGCTAGAAACCAACAGCGCAGAGATCTTATTCGCTATTGATAGTGATTTAACTTTAACTCACGAAAATGGTGAATCGGTAACAGTTGCAAAAGGCCACTCTGTTTTTATTCCTGCTTATGCAAAACGTTACTCGTTAACCAGCAATGGTAACGTAGCGAGAGCGTATAACTAA